The proteins below are encoded in one region of Oxyura jamaicensis isolate SHBP4307 breed ruddy duck chromosome 22, BPBGC_Ojam_1.0, whole genome shotgun sequence:
- the NPC1L1 gene encoding NPC1-like intracellular cholesterol transporter 1 encodes MAASPALAGAVLGALLALAAPELTPIHRAGYCAFYGDCGRNPEVNVSLVSSNVPCLYNQPAQLATGALLQLLRSVCPELVRGDNETRVCCTLLQLTALQVSVALSGTVLARCPSCSRNFANLYCNNICSPDQSLFTNVTRVVNHTTALGVPQKAVVEYQCFYSQRYADAAFDSCKGVRLPATGGYAIDTMCGIYGARLCTTQRWLDFQGDKNNGLAPLQIDFQLVPNGTQPGDGIEPLDERVWGCSEALSSDQQPCSCQDCAESCPPVPAPPSPAPPFRLGAADGVLVICVLLFGFFALVFLIALMCRGKKKKKKMKAAPAPREGCAVQLGTWSHLFLADVFRRWGTLVAGHPLPVLVVAAVVAGGLSAGMATLRLTTDPVELWSAPGSQARQEKAFYDEHFGPFLRTCQVIVTARDQRPGVAYDSVVLGAKNFSGVLSAEVLQALLELQEQLTGASVWVQEEGREVTLQDVCYAPLNPSGPSLADCCINSVTQYFQNNRTRLAMVATQTVGKETGTVDWHDHLIYCVNSPLSFKDITALELSCMAQYGGPVFPYIALGGYPGSEYTQAEALIITYSLNNFPRSDPRHKWVLSWEQRFLELVRDFQRNHSQNLSVSFMAERSLEDEINRTTGEDIPVFAVSYLVVFAYIALALGEYTAWRRVLVESKVTLALGGIAVVLGAVFASMGFLALLGLPSSLIILEVVPFLVLAVGADNIFIFVQEYQQSQREVGETREQHIGRVLAQVAPSMLLCSLSEVICFLLGSLSSMPAVRTFALTASVAIAFDFLLQMSGFVALLALDARRQEAARFDICCCCGTEKGGPTGPGLRVLRPFLSHFYTPLLLHRLIRPLVVTQPDVGPRRCAMALVWGHLGTPSPGLGTPSPCLGMRAGLGAPSLAERSPCRHQDSYMLQYFSDMNQYLPVGVPTYFVTTSGYNFSSPEGTNGICSSAGCDDNSLTQMIQYATRFPNVSYLAIPATSWVDDFLDWLNPTGRCCRIHRFGNLTGQFCPSTSNDISCALGQCLNATRRPTVEEFERFLPWFLHDLPTLQCAKGGLGAYDTAVSMDAKGTIMASRFMAYQRPLRTSQEYTAALRAARALAENITGTLRQVPGTDPDFRVFPYT; translated from the exons ATGGCAGCGTCCCCGGCGCTGGCCGGCGCGGTGCTCGGCGCCCTCCTGGCGCTG GCCGCGCCGGAGCTGACGCCGATCCACCGCGCCGGCTACTGCGCTTTCTACGGTGATTGCGGGCGCAACCCCGAGGTGAACGTCTCGCTGGTGTCCTCCAACGTGCCCTGCCTGTACAACCAGCCGGCGCAGCTGGCCACGGGCgcgctgctgcagctgctgcgcTCCGTCTGCCCCGAGCTGGTGCGCGGGGACAACGAGACGCGGGTGTGCTGCACGCTGCTGCAGCTCACCGCCCTGCAGGTCAGCGTGGCCCTGTCCGGCACCGTGCTGGCCCgctgcccctcctgctcccGCAACTTCGCCAACCTCTACTGCAACAACATCTGCAGCCCCGACCAGAGCCTCTTCACCAACGTCACCCGCGTGGTCAACCACACCACGGCGCTGGGGGTGCCGCAGAAGGCCGTGGTGGAGTACCAGTGCTTCTACAGCCAGCGCTACGCCGACGCCGCCTTCGACTCCTGCAAGGGCGTGCGGCTGCCGGCCACGGGCGGCTACGCCATCGACACCATGTGCGGCATCTACGGCGCCCGGCTCTGCACCACGCAGCGCTGGCTCGACTTCCAGGGCGACAAGAACAACGGGCTGGCCCCGCTGCAGATCGACTTCCAGCTGGTGCCCAACGGCACGCAGCCCGGCGACGGCATCGAGCCGCTGGACGAGCGGGTGTGGGGCTGCAGCGAGGCGCTCAGCTCCgaccagcagccctgctcctgccaggaCTGCGCCGAATCCTGCCCGCCCGTGCCCGCGCCgcccagccccgcgccgcctTTCCGCTTGGGCGCCGCCGACGGCGTTCTGGTCATCTGCGTGTTGCTCTTCGGCTTCTTCGCCCTCGTCTTCCTCATCGCCTTGATGTGCCGcgggaagaagaagaagaagaagatgaaggCGGCGCCGGCTCCTCGTGAGGGCTGCGCGGTGCAGTTGGGCACCTGGAGCCACCTCTTCCTGGCCGATGTTTTCCGCCGCTGGGGCACGCTGGTGGCCGGGCACCCGCTGCCGGTGCTGGTGGTGGCGGCGGTGGTGGCGGGCGGGCTGTCGGCCGGGATGGCCACCCTGCGGCTCACCACCGACCCCGTGGAGCTGTGGTCGGCGCCGGGCAGCCAGGCGCGGCAGGAGAAGGCGTTTTACGACGAGCACTTCGGGCCCTTCCTGCGCACCTGCCAGGTGATCGTGACGGCGCGGGACCAGCGCCCGGGGGTCGCCTACGACTCGGTGGTGCTGGGCGCCAAGAACTTCAGCGGGGTGCTGTCGGCCGAGGTGCTGCAggcgctgctggagctgcaggagcagctgacGGGGGCGAGCGTctgggtgcaggaggagggcagggaggtgacGCTGCAGGACGTCTGCTACGCGCCCCTCAACCCCTCCGGGCCCAGCCTGGCCGACTGCTGCATCAACAGCGTGACGCAGTACTTCCAGAACAACCGCACCCGCCTGGCCATGGTGGCCACCCAGACCGTGGGCAAGGAGACCGGCACCGTGGACTGGCACGATCACCTCATCTACTGCGTCAA CTCCCCGCTCTCCTTCAAGGACATCACGGCgctggagctgagctgcatGGCCCAGTACGGGGGGCCCGTCTTCCCCTACATCGCCCTCGGCGGCTACCCGG GCTCCGAGTACACGCAGGCGGAGGCGCTCATCATCACCTACTCCCTCAACAACTTCCCGCGGAGCGACCCGCGGCACAAgtgggtgctgagctgggagcagcGCTTCCTCGAGCTGGTCCGCGACTTCCAGCGCAACCACAGCCAGAACCTCTCCGTCTCCTTCATGGCTGAG CGCTCGCTGGAGGACGAGATCAACCGCACCACGGGCGAGGACATCCCCGTCTTCGCCGTCAGCTACCTGGTGGTCTTCGCCTACATCGCCCTGGCGCTGGGCGAATACACGGCCTGGCGCCGCGTGCTG GTGGAGTCGAAGGTGACGCTGGCGTTGGGCGGCATCGCCGTGGTGCTGGGCGCCGTCTTCGCCTCCATGGGCTTCCTggcgctgctggggctgccttcGTCCCTCATCATCCTCGAGGTCGTGCCCTTCCTCGTCCTCGCCGTGGGCGCCGACAACATCTTCATCTTCGTGCAGGAGTACCAG CAGTCGCAGCGGGAGGTGGGCGAGACGCGGGAGCAGCACATCGGGCGGGTGCTGGCGCAGGTGGCCCCCAGcatgctgctgtgcagcctcTCCGAGGTCATCTGCTTCCTCCTGG GCTCCCTCTCCTCCATGCCCGCCGTCCGCACCTTCGCCCTCACGGCCTCCGTGGCCATCGCCTTCGACTTCCTCCTCCAGATGTCGGGCTTTGTCGCCCTGCTGGCCCTCGACGCCCGCCGGCAGGAG GCTGCCCGCTTcgacatctgctgctgctgcgggacAGAAAAGGGGGGTCCCACGGGGCCGGGCTTGCGGGTGCTGCGCCCCTTCCTGAGCCACTTCTAcaccccgctgctgctgcaccgCCTGATCCGGCCCCTGGTGGTCA CACAACCCGACGTGGGGCCACGCAGATGTGCCATGGCCCTGGTttggggacacctggggacaccAAGCCCTGGTTTGGGGACACCAAGCCCCTGTTTGGGGAtgcgggcagggctgggcgcCCCCAGCCTTGCTGAGCGCAGCCCCTGCCGCCACCAGGACTCGTACATGCTGCAGTACTTCTCCGACATGAACCAGTACCTGCCCGTGGGGGTGCCCACCTACTTCGTCACCACCAGCGGCTACAACTTCTCCTCGCCCGAGGGCACCAACGGCATCTGCTCCAGCGCCGGCTGCGACGACAACTCGCTGACGCAGATGATCCAGTACGCCACGCGCTTCCCCAACGT GTCCTACCTCGCCATCCCCGCCACCTCCTGGGTGGACGATTTCCTCGACTGGCTCAACCCCACCGGCCGCTGCTGCCGCATCCACCGCTTCGGGAACCTCACCGGGCAGTTTTGCCCTTCCACCAGCA ACGACATCAGCTGCGCGTTGGGGCAGTGCCTGAATGCCACGCGGCGGCCGACGGTGGAGGAGTTCGAGCGCTTCCTGCCCTGGTTCCTCCACGACCTCCCCACCCTGCAGTGCGCCAAGGG CGGCCTGGGCGCCTACGACACGGCGGTGAGCATGGACGCCAAAGGCACCATCATGG ccTCGCGCTTCATGGCGTACCAGCGGCCGCTGCGGACCTCGCAGGAGTACACGGCGGCGCTGCGGGCCGCCCGCGCCCTGGCTGAAAACATCACCGGCACCCTGCGCCAGGTGCCCGGCACCGACCCCGATTTCCGCGTCTTCCCCTACACGTAA
- the DDX56 gene encoding probable ATP-dependent RNA helicase DDX56 has protein sequence MGGWRDVAPRVCPPPPSHLPKIYQALLVSATFNPDVEALKELVLHNPVIVQPQEPPLPGSAQLQQWVVRCDTEEDKFLLLCALLKLALLRGRALLFVGALARCYRLKLFLEQFGIAACALNSELPARSRCHAITQFNRGLYDYIVATDEEALEAPPGQPPQKKRKGAADGKGKDPEYSVARGIDFQNVATVINFDVPPTVESYIHRVGRSGGLGCSWGAPGAQARPQGTSPPPCVSAENGMSMLQPYKFCMEEIEGLRYRCRDAMRSVTKQAVKEARLREIKEELLNSEKLKTYFEDNPRDLHILRHDKPLHPAIVKPHLRNVPDYLVPPSLRGIAKPNLKKRKRLRLPHAGAGRGPTARRKTNPLQSFKYARQRAKRRAAKSS, from the exons ATGGGGGGTTGGAGGGATGTGG CCCCccgtgtgtgtccccccccccccagccacctcCCCAAGATCTACCAGGCGCTGCTGGTGTCGGCCACCTTCAACCCCGACGTGGAGGCGCTGAaggagctggtgctgcacaACCCG GTGATAGTGCAGCCGCAGGAGCCCCCGCTGCCGGGCAGCgcgcagctgcagcagtgggtGGTGCGCTGCGACACGGAGGAGGACAAGTTCCTGCTGCTCTGCGCCCTGCTGAAGCTGGCGCTGCTGCGGGGCCGCGCGCTGCTCTTCGTGGGGGCCCTCGCCCGCTGCTACCGCCTCAAGCTCTTCCTCGAGCAGTTCGGCATCGCCGCCTGCGCCCTCAACTCCGAGCTGCCCGCCCGCTCCCG GTGCCACGCCATCACCCAGTTCAACCGCGGCCTCTACGACTACATCGTGGCCACCGACGAGGAGGCGCTGGAGGcgcccccggggcagcccccgcagaAGAAGCGCAAGGGCGCTGCCGACGG CAAAGGCAAGGACCCCGAGTACAGCGTCGCGCGGGGCATCGACTTCCAAAACGTGGCCACCGTCATCAACTTCGACGTGCCGCCGACGGTCGAGTCCTACATCCACCGCGTGGGCAGGTCCGGGGGGCTTGGCTGCTcgtgggg GGCGCCGGGGGCACAGGCACGTCCCCAGGGAACGTCCCCCCCCCCGTGTGTGTCCGCAGAGAACGGCATGTCCATGCTGCAGCCCTACAAGTTCTGCATGGAGGAGATCGAGGGCCTGCGGTACCGCTGCCGG GACGCCATGCGCTCCGTCACCAAGCAGGCGGTGAAGGAGGCTCGGCTGCGGGAGATCAAGGAGGAGCTGCTCAACTCGGAGAAACTCAAG acGTACTTCGAGGACAACCCCCGCGACCTGCACATCCTGCGCCACGACAAGCCGCTGCACCCCGCCATCGTCAAGCCTCACCTCCGCAACGTCCCCGACTACCTGG TGCCACCCAGCCTCCGCGGCATCGCCAAGCCCAACCTGAAGAAGCGCAAGCGGCTGCGGCTGCCCCACGCCGGTGCCGGCCGCGGCCCCACG GCGCGCCGCAAGACCAACCCACTGCAGAGCTTCAAGTACGCCCGCCAGCGCGCCAAGCGCCGTGCCGCAAAGTCCTCCTGa